The following coding sequences are from one Paenibacillus sp. FSL R5-0912 window:
- a CDS encoding carbohydrate ABC transporter permease, with amino-acid sequence MTTTALDIKNDAYSGGESAKRRPLSHILYYLFMIFISCFYFYPILWLILSSFRENRKIFSTPFALPEQVNLQNWSKAWTVGNMSTYASNSVIVTSATVAGILLFASLAAFAFSKLRFRGSSFLMLMFVFGLFMPLQSFFIAQSYIFEQLNLKDSYMGLILPYIGTGLPLAIFLLKAYLDSVPKELLEAARMDGCNDWVMYSRIILPLLVPNMATVGIFSALNAWNELLLAMLYIQNDALKTIPIGLLAFSSRYMTDYKLLFSALAIITLPMIVVYLFFHRYIVAGLTEGALK; translated from the coding sequence TTGACGACCACAGCCCTGGATATCAAGAACGACGCTTACAGCGGAGGGGAGTCGGCAAAACGCAGACCGCTCTCACATATTCTGTATTATCTGTTCATGATCTTCATCTCCTGCTTCTATTTCTATCCGATCCTCTGGCTTATCCTCTCCTCATTCCGTGAGAACCGTAAGATCTTCTCCACCCCGTTCGCGCTGCCGGAACAGGTTAATCTGCAGAACTGGTCCAAAGCGTGGACTGTCGGCAATATGAGCACCTATGCCAGCAACAGCGTAATCGTCACCTCGGCTACCGTAGCAGGCATTCTGCTCTTCGCCAGCCTCGCAGCCTTTGCCTTCAGTAAGCTGCGATTCCGAGGAAGCAGCTTCCTGATGCTAATGTTCGTATTCGGACTGTTCATGCCGCTGCAATCCTTCTTCATTGCCCAGAGCTATATTTTTGAGCAGCTGAATTTGAAGGATTCCTATATGGGGTTAATTCTTCCTTATATAGGAACAGGACTTCCGCTGGCTATCTTTCTGCTCAAGGCGTACTTAGACTCCGTACCAAAAGAACTGCTGGAAGCTGCCCGCATGGACGGCTGTAATGACTGGGTGATGTACAGCAGAATTATCCTTCCGCTGCTTGTTCCAAACATGGCTACCGTGGGGATCTTCTCGGCGCTGAATGCTTGGAATGAGCTGCTGCTGGCCATGCTGTACATCCAGAATGATGCACTGAAGACCATCCCGATCGGCCTGCTGGCCTTCTCCAGCCGATATATGACCGACTATAAGCTGCTTTTCTCCGCACTGGCGATTATTACGCTCCCGATGATTGTCGTATACCTCTTCTTCCACCGCTATATCGTTGCCGGCCTGACGGAGGGAGCACTGAAGTAG
- a CDS encoding DUF445 domain-containing protein, translated as MKSRNLATISLAIMACGFLFTLFLPENLAVILLRGGFEAGLVGGIADWFAVTALFRHPLGLRIPHTSLLLKNRDKLIQSLISAMENELLNKESIENKLRKINIISLGAGMLTRFFSRKKARTEMLEQIKEFVLRLPVEQAVPYLQSAAAGYLREAELGVAADKIATSLMNDGKDIAALDYALEGISSWSGRPETRAMLGKIASEKLAEVKLGGLKGMAFQAFVGFVDADMLGEMLQGMVQSTIRDFKEEDSPYREEVIREIRVALFQLLSNEERISSLKDWALNELQGEPAAAFLQQQLEGLRVKAVALLEEDRVRGGRKLFWLYAVLVRRIGKEQEWIQASEERIRGTLISFVESNHYRIGQLVKENLDQMDDASLVNMLEEKVGKDLQWIRVNGAVCGFVVGLVLTVIQMI; from the coding sequence ATGAAATCCAGAAATTTAGCTACCATATCTCTTGCCATCATGGCCTGCGGCTTCCTGTTCACCTTATTTCTGCCGGAGAATCTGGCTGTTATTCTGCTGAGAGGGGGCTTCGAGGCCGGTCTTGTCGGAGGGATTGCCGACTGGTTTGCAGTGACCGCGTTGTTCCGCCATCCTCTGGGGCTTAGAATTCCGCATACTTCGCTGCTGCTGAAGAACCGGGATAAGCTCATACAGTCTCTAATCTCTGCGATGGAGAATGAACTGCTGAACAAGGAGAGCATTGAGAACAAGCTGCGCAAAATCAACATCATCTCTCTGGGCGCCGGCATGCTGACACGGTTCTTCTCCAGAAAGAAAGCGAGAACGGAAATGCTGGAGCAGATTAAAGAATTCGTACTGCGGCTTCCGGTAGAGCAGGCGGTTCCGTATCTTCAATCCGCAGCAGCAGGCTATCTGCGTGAAGCGGAGCTTGGCGTTGCCGCCGATAAAATTGCTACCAGCCTAATGAACGACGGCAAGGATATTGCCGCCCTTGATTATGCGCTGGAAGGGATTTCCTCCTGGAGCGGGCGTCCGGAAACCCGTGCGATGCTGGGCAAGATCGCCAGCGAGAAGCTGGCTGAGGTGAAGCTTGGCGGGCTGAAGGGGATGGCTTTTCAGGCTTTTGTCGGATTCGTTGATGCCGATATGCTGGGTGAAATGCTGCAGGGCATGGTGCAGTCCACTATCCGTGATTTCAAGGAAGAGGACAGCCCGTACCGTGAGGAGGTCATCCGGGAGATCCGTGTCGCTCTGTTCCAGCTGCTGAGCAATGAGGAGCGGATCTCCTCGCTGAAGGATTGGGCGCTGAATGAACTGCAAGGGGAGCCAGCTGCGGCTTTCCTGCAGCAGCAGTTGGAAGGACTGCGCGTCAAGGCGGTTGCGCTGCTTGAGGAAGACCGGGTGCGCGGCGGCCGCAAGCTGTTCTGGCTGTATGCTGTGCTGGTCCGGCGGATCGGCAAGGAGCAGGAATGGATTCAGGCTTCCGAGGAAAGGATCCGCGGCACGCTGATCTCCTTCGTGGAATCTAATCATTACCGGATCGGCCAGCTGGTCAAGGAGAACCTTGATCAAATGGATGACGCTTCGCTCGTGAACATGCTGGAGGAGAAGGTGGGCAAGGATCTGCAGTGGATTCGCGTGAATGGAGCTGTGTGCGGTTTTGTTGTGGGGCTGGTGCTTACGGTGATCCAGATGATCTGA
- a CDS encoding Cof-type HAD-IIB family hydrolase, with translation MLIALDMDGTLLNGDGEISRENKEAILRVQRLGHTVIIATGRSYMDAERQLRLADLECPVVSLNGAVVTLPDGTLAASTPLNKEDIIPALRWMNEIPELYYEVYTEDNVYVELDKRVRLEKLSALKEDEVPEEVGWLLKAMIDQQFQQAAVTYVESMEDIWSKEENLIYKTLAFSLNRELLKEASTRFAAIPGLIITASHVNNIEINHKDANKGNGVKLIAEHYGIPAAQIAVMGDSYNDLPMFEIAGYRIAMENAAPILKETADFITLSNSEHGVAAGLRHLLEKK, from the coding sequence ATGCTAATTGCACTGGATATGGACGGAACACTGCTGAACGGGGATGGGGAGATTAGCAGGGAGAATAAGGAAGCCATACTCCGCGTACAGCGCCTGGGCCATACCGTGATCATTGCCACCGGACGTTCTTACATGGATGCGGAGCGTCAGCTGCGGCTGGCGGATCTGGAGTGTCCTGTAGTGAGTCTGAACGGCGCTGTTGTCACACTGCCTGACGGAACGCTGGCCGCGAGTACACCGCTGAACAAGGAGGATATCATCCCCGCGCTGCGCTGGATGAACGAGATTCCTGAATTGTACTACGAAGTATACACAGAGGATAACGTATATGTAGAGCTCGATAAGCGGGTACGGCTGGAGAAGCTGTCGGCACTGAAGGAAGATGAGGTTCCCGAAGAGGTAGGCTGGCTGCTTAAGGCGATGATCGACCAGCAGTTTCAGCAGGCGGCTGTAACCTATGTGGAGAGCATGGAGGACATCTGGAGCAAAGAGGAGAATCTGATCTACAAGACACTCGCCTTCTCGCTGAACCGTGAACTGCTGAAGGAAGCCTCTACACGGTTCGCCGCGATTCCCGGGCTGATTATTACGGCATCGCATGTCAACAATATTGAAATTAATCATAAAGATGCTAATAAAGGCAACGGCGTGAAGCTGATAGCAGAGCATTACGGTATCCCCGCAGCGCAAATCGCAGTAATGGGTGACAGCTATAATGATCTGCCGATGTTCGAGATCGCCGGCTACCGAATTGCTATGGAGAATGCCGCCCCCATCCTCAAGGAAACCGCCGATTTCATTACGCTAAGCAACTCGGAGCATGGTGTTGCTGCGGGTCTGCGGCATCTTTTGGAGAAGAAATAA
- a CDS encoding 6-phospho-beta-glucosidase has protein sequence MKKNHLKIAVIGGGSSYTPELVEGLIRYYDEFPVAELYLADIKAGADKLRIIGELAQRMIDASGKPMKLHTTLDRREAIRGADFVATQIRVGMLDARSRDEKIPLAHHLIGQETTGAGGFAKALRTIPVILDICRDIEELAPGAFMINFTNPAGIITEAVSKHSRVKSVGLCNLPISTKMQIAELYGVPQSDMFIEIVGINHLHWTTRVLIEGEDVTEDFLNKLSGAKGPSMANIPDLEWDSEFIQSVGALPCPYHRYYYMKEEMYREISGHYQETGKTRADEVKEVEAELFEIYKQPEVNSKPAQLEKRGGAYYSEAAVQLMKSIYNDTGDIQTVNVRNQGTIPDLPGDVSIEINCVIKSDGPHALAPSKPLPPQIRGLLQVVKAYEELTIEAAVKGDYASALQALTIHPLIGDERIAKEVLADILEQNADYLPQFQVRAR, from the coding sequence ATGAAGAAGAACCACTTGAAAATCGCAGTAATCGGAGGAGGCTCCTCCTATACGCCGGAGCTTGTAGAGGGACTGATCCGTTATTATGATGAATTCCCGGTTGCTGAGCTGTATCTGGCTGATATTAAGGCCGGAGCGGACAAGCTGAGAATCATAGGTGAACTGGCGCAGCGTATGATTGATGCAAGCGGCAAACCAATGAAGCTGCATACGACGCTGGACCGGCGCGAAGCGATTCGCGGTGCGGATTTTGTCGCTACGCAGATCCGTGTGGGCATGCTGGATGCCCGCTCAAGAGATGAGAAGATACCGCTGGCCCATCATTTAATCGGCCAGGAGACGACGGGCGCGGGCGGATTCGCCAAGGCGCTTCGCACCATTCCGGTAATTCTGGACATTTGCCGGGATATTGAGGAACTGGCTCCGGGCGCGTTCATGATCAACTTCACCAACCCGGCCGGTATTATTACGGAAGCCGTCTCGAAGCATTCCCGTGTCAAATCTGTCGGGCTGTGCAATCTCCCGATAAGCACGAAGATGCAGATCGCTGAGCTCTACGGGGTTCCGCAATCGGATATGTTTATTGAGATTGTCGGAATCAATCATCTCCACTGGACGACCCGGGTGCTGATTGAAGGAGAGGACGTGACGGAGGATTTCCTGAACAAGCTGTCCGGAGCCAAAGGACCTTCGATGGCCAATATACCCGATCTGGAGTGGGATTCCGAATTCATTCAGTCCGTGGGAGCACTTCCTTGCCCCTACCACCGTTATTATTATATGAAGGAGGAGATGTACCGGGAGATCTCCGGGCATTATCAAGAGACCGGAAAGACCCGTGCCGATGAGGTAAAAGAAGTAGAAGCCGAGCTGTTCGAGATCTATAAGCAACCTGAAGTGAACAGTAAGCCGGCTCAATTGGAGAAACGCGGCGGTGCCTACTATTCGGAAGCGGCTGTTCAATTGATGAAGTCCATCTATAATGATACCGGCGACATTCAGACGGTCAATGTGCGTAATCAGGGGACTATCCCTGATCTTCCGGGCGATGTCTCCATTGAGATCAACTGTGTTATCAAATCCGATGGACCGCATGCGCTTGCCCCGAGTAAGCCGCTCCCTCCCCAGATCAGAGGTCTGCTGCAGGTGGTGAAGGCTTATGAAGAGCTGACGATTGAAGCGGCAGTGAAAGGGGATTATGCCTCTGCACTACAGGCGCTGACGATCCACCCGCTGATAGGAGATGAGCGGATCGCCAAGGAGGTTCTGGCCGATATTCTTGAGCAGAATGCCGATTATCTGCCCCAATTCCAGGTGCGGGCAAGATGA
- a CDS encoding DUF1861 family protein, with protein MTRSTAKIATCNELLDTFYAYLRTVHVEKLVFSGVGGRDVYNITAPFLHDGEEVILGRVEERDSEFSQVFFFTFREDGVWVPRAHTHTYSLQDPCVTRIKGELIVGGVEVITAGDNPQKIVSWVTQFYRGYRIDSMYHFSSGPAMMKDIRLIELQDGRIGVLTRPQGERGGRGQIGFTIIDSLEELNEQTFLEAEILQHQFVREEWGGANEAHLLRNGHVGVLGHIACFDHLGKKHYYSMVFSLNPDTFETTPLKIIAARSDFPIGPGKRPELQDVIFSGGLVRLEGGRAVLSVGVSDAEAYRIEIPDPFTEYEA; from the coding sequence ATGACAAGGAGCACCGCAAAGATAGCAACCTGTAATGAGCTGCTGGATACCTTTTATGCCTATCTCCGTACCGTGCACGTGGAGAAGCTGGTCTTCTCCGGTGTGGGCGGACGTGATGTATACAATATAACGGCTCCTTTTCTGCATGACGGGGAGGAAGTCATCTTGGGAAGAGTTGAGGAACGGGATAGTGAGTTCTCTCAAGTCTTCTTTTTTACATTCCGGGAGGATGGCGTTTGGGTACCCCGTGCACATACTCATACGTATAGTCTGCAGGATCCCTGCGTAACCCGGATTAAGGGTGAACTGATTGTCGGAGGAGTAGAAGTAATCACAGCCGGGGACAATCCGCAAAAGATAGTCTCGTGGGTCACACAGTTCTACCGGGGATACCGGATTGATTCGATGTACCATTTCTCCTCCGGTCCGGCAATGATGAAGGATATACGGCTGATTGAGCTGCAGGATGGCAGAATCGGCGTACTCACCAGGCCGCAGGGAGAGCGGGGAGGTAGAGGGCAGATCGGCTTCACCATTATCGATTCACTGGAAGAGCTGAATGAACAGACCTTTCTGGAAGCAGAGATTCTGCAGCATCAGTTCGTGCGGGAGGAGTGGGGCGGAGCCAATGAAGCCCATCTGCTGCGCAATGGACATGTGGGTGTGCTCGGGCATATCGCCTGCTTCGACCATCTGGGGAAGAAGCATTACTACTCCATGGTCTTCTCGCTTAATCCGGATACCTTCGAAACTACTCCACTCAAAATCATCGCGGCCAGAAGCGATTTCCCCATCGGTCCGGGTAAACGCCCCGAACTCCAGGATGTCATTTTCAGCGGGGGGCTGGTGCGCTTAGAGGGCGGCCGGGCGGTATTATCTGTAGGCGTCAGCGATGCCGAAGCTTACAGAATTGAGATTCCCGATCCGTTTACAGAATATGAAGCCTGA
- a CDS encoding 50S ribosomal protein L25, with translation MSKFIQLNNRTSDTKSNLNVARKQGRIPAVLYGIGKDTLSLEVSEKELLEMLRTNPRAILQAKLSDGTTVPVVVQNIQKQSMSGKVLHIDFQHVNMSISMDSKVTIHFAGEAVGVKEGGVLQVEIYEVDVRCMPGDLPTSMEVDISGLAIGDQLLVSDLIFQDGIEVLTDPSTVMIQIKTVHEEAEEPEVTPA, from the coding sequence ATGAGTAAATTTATTCAACTAAACAATCGTACGTCTGATACAAAGTCCAACCTGAATGTAGCAAGAAAGCAAGGCCGCATCCCGGCTGTACTGTACGGAATTGGTAAAGATACTCTAAGTCTTGAAGTGAGCGAGAAGGAACTGCTGGAAATGCTGAGAACCAATCCGCGTGCAATCCTGCAAGCGAAATTGTCTGATGGTACAACCGTTCCGGTGGTGGTTCAGAACATCCAGAAGCAGTCGATGTCCGGTAAAGTGCTGCATATTGATTTTCAGCATGTGAATATGAGCATCAGCATGGACAGCAAGGTTACGATTCATTTTGCAGGCGAAGCTGTTGGGGTCAAAGAAGGCGGCGTACTGCAGGTGGAAATATATGAAGTAGATGTCCGCTGTATGCCGGGCGATCTGCCGACTTCCATGGAAGTGGACATCAGCGGCCTTGCCATTGGCGACCAGTTGCTTGTGTCTGATCTGATTTTCCAGGATGGTATTGAAGTGCTGACCGATCCAAGTACAGTAATGATTCAGATCAAGACTGTGCATGAAGAAGCTGAAGAACCGGAAGTCACTCCGGCTTAA
- a CDS encoding aspartyl-phosphate phosphatase Spo0E family protein: MQTNKRKILLQVEEARQKLYQTQQKYGILTHPKVVKQSVALDHLLNQYSCPQRMS, from the coding sequence ATGCAGACCAATAAGCGTAAGATTTTGCTGCAGGTAGAGGAAGCCAGACAGAAATTATATCAGACGCAGCAAAAATACGGCATTTTGACACATCCCAAAGTGGTTAAACAGTCGGTTGCCCTGGATCATTTACTTAATCAGTACAGCTGTCCGCAAAGGATGAGCTGA
- a CDS encoding carbohydrate ABC transporter permease, translating into MSGRSNKLSPYLFISPALLLFAFVVLIPVLMTFVFSFYDWNGIGHMKFTGFDNYIRAFQDRIYINSYGHTLIYIVATVVVEVLVGLGLAGLITMGRKGSGIFRLAFFVPVMLPMIVVSYLWKFVYNSDFGLINILLEKIGLESWTRVWLGNPDTALYAICIVSGWVYAGFYMTIFYSGIQRISKEVYESAHLDGAGEGQIFFKIKVPMIRNLVETGIMLCVLTGFQSFDLFYVMTNGGPYNSTEIVTTYLVKVVFTHMSIGYGSALAVIMTIVIAIIGLVAGRLKKKDSGVLEY; encoded by the coding sequence ATGTCCGGCCGAAGCAATAAGCTCTCTCCCTACCTGTTCATCTCGCCAGCCCTCCTGCTGTTTGCCTTTGTTGTACTTATTCCGGTCCTCATGACATTCGTATTCAGCTTCTACGATTGGAACGGGATCGGCCATATGAAATTCACCGGCTTTGACAATTACATCCGGGCTTTTCAAGACCGCATCTACATTAATTCCTATGGACACACACTGATTTATATTGTAGCCACGGTCGTTGTTGAAGTCCTTGTCGGACTGGGACTCGCAGGATTAATCACGATGGGCCGCAAGGGCAGCGGAATATTCCGGCTAGCATTCTTCGTGCCCGTCATGCTGCCGATGATTGTCGTCTCCTACTTATGGAAATTCGTCTATAATTCCGACTTCGGCCTTATCAATATCCTGCTGGAGAAGATCGGCCTGGAGAGCTGGACCAGAGTCTGGCTAGGCAACCCCGATACGGCACTTTACGCCATCTGCATCGTATCCGGCTGGGTCTACGCAGGGTTCTATATGACCATCTTTTATTCCGGAATCCAGCGCATTTCCAAAGAAGTCTATGAATCCGCCCATCTGGATGGCGCCGGGGAAGGACAGATATTCTTCAAGATCAAGGTACCGATGATCCGTAATCTGGTAGAGACAGGCATCATGCTATGTGTGCTTACCGGCTTCCAGTCCTTCGACCTGTTCTATGTAATGACTAACGGCGGGCCGTATAATTCGACCGAAATCGTTACGACCTATCTGGTCAAAGTAGTCTTTACCCACATGAGCATCGGCTACGGCTCTGCGCTCGCTGTCATAATGACAATCGTGATTGCGATCATCGGGCTTGTTGCCGGCAGACTGAAGAAGAAAGACTCCGGTGTGCTGGAGTATTAA
- a CDS encoding UvrD-helicase domain-containing protein: MNKLLFHNIPLGATGEKIPQAKVASARTSRETVKPGDSDAAYFRRLEEGGILLNSPQISAVRHHLGPLLTLAGAGSGKTSVLICRTGYLLSVRGIAPGRLLLLTFSSKAAAEMRERIAVLPGVNAGDAARLQARTFHSFFLYFLRRQGLRQDIFHETRRQHILLKQIMRQLGLPKDAYPPENLLTLLSSCKMNMGLPEDMPETTEAEKEMKAILALYEQWKTEHFKIDFDDVLLIAYRMLREQPALLLELQQKYQYVMVDEFQDTNALQYELVKMIAHPQDNLMVVGDDDQTIYSFNGARSEFILEFEKLYPNAKVITLDINYRSGPAIIGLGNGIIRHNTRRRAKTLQAAKSSGNPPRYLRPQTADEEAEQIVEHIEREIGSGAREYRDYALLYRATSSNRAILELLLMRDIPYVDYGEGQLLYEHWLISPVLDHLRLSVNRRNFAAMENILPTLYMSREKGMEHIRRMESVQAKQGPLIHLLSMPGMEDFKATKLRERLDLIRGLSGLTPVQAIRQIRTVFYDYFIEANERHQATLHRETLKEMLDELEASAERFGTIPLFLEFIDNVTERNEQSRQPGLKEQGNRIALMTIHKSKGLEFPVVFLIGASEGILPHSSALEEGRLKDRKPAKASVTVVGSAAARAAAEAGIAALEEERRLAYVAVTRAREELFISSPARHRGKKAEVSRFMLSAFRAAAPPQATAPAAGNRSTVVRSSYSSGSSAARMHTVPVWSCSGKSCPGWTRMKAGGAEDHLASKPCPLCKSPMEKSTREVPV, encoded by the coding sequence ATGAACAAGCTATTATTTCATAATATACCGCTCGGTGCTACCGGCGAGAAAATCCCCCAGGCGAAGGTTGCCTCCGCCCGGACGAGCAGGGAGACCGTGAAACCCGGAGACAGCGACGCGGCTTACTTCCGCAGGCTGGAGGAAGGCGGCATTCTGCTCAATTCTCCGCAAATCTCAGCGGTGCGGCATCATCTCGGGCCGCTGCTGACGCTGGCGGGAGCAGGCTCCGGCAAAACCTCGGTGCTGATCTGCAGAACCGGGTATTTGCTGTCTGTGCGCGGCATCGCCCCGGGCCGGCTGCTGCTGCTCACGTTCTCCAGCAAGGCTGCGGCGGAAATGCGGGAGCGGATTGCCGTGCTGCCGGGTGTGAACGCAGGTGATGCCGCACGGCTGCAGGCCCGCACGTTCCACTCGTTCTTCCTCTATTTCCTGCGCCGTCAGGGACTGCGGCAGGATATTTTCCACGAGACGCGGCGCCAGCACATCCTGCTGAAGCAGATCATGCGTCAGCTTGGGCTGCCGAAGGATGCCTATCCCCCAGAGAATCTGCTCACCTTGCTCTCCTCCTGCAAGATGAATATGGGCTTGCCCGAGGATATGCCGGAAACGACAGAAGCGGAGAAGGAAATGAAGGCCATTCTCGCCCTGTACGAGCAGTGGAAGACCGAACATTTCAAAATCGATTTCGACGACGTGCTGCTGATCGCCTACCGGATGCTCCGGGAGCAGCCGGCGCTGCTGCTGGAGCTGCAGCAGAAATACCAATATGTAATGGTCGATGAATTCCAGGATACGAATGCGCTGCAATATGAGCTGGTCAAAATGATCGCCCATCCACAGGACAACCTGATGGTGGTCGGAGACGATGATCAGACCATCTATTCCTTCAACGGGGCGCGCAGCGAGTTCATTCTGGAGTTCGAGAAACTGTATCCAAATGCCAAGGTGATCACCCTCGATATCAATTACCGCTCCGGACCGGCCATTATCGGGCTCGGTAACGGGATTATTCGCCATAATACACGGCGCCGGGCCAAGACGCTGCAAGCGGCCAAAAGCAGTGGAAATCCGCCCCGCTATCTTCGTCCGCAGACTGCGGACGAAGAGGCCGAGCAGATTGTAGAGCATATTGAACGTGAGATTGGCAGCGGAGCAAGGGAATATCGCGATTATGCGCTGTTGTACCGCGCCACCAGCAGCAACCGGGCAATCCTAGAGCTGCTGCTGATGCGCGATATCCCTTATGTAGACTACGGCGAAGGCCAGCTGCTCTACGAGCATTGGCTGATCTCCCCCGTGCTGGATCATCTGCGCCTGTCTGTTAACCGCCGTAACTTCGCCGCGATGGAGAATATTCTGCCGACCCTCTACATGAGCCGGGAAAAAGGGATGGAGCATATCCGCCGCATGGAGTCCGTGCAGGCGAAACAGGGCCCGCTGATTCACCTCCTGTCCATGCCGGGCATGGAGGATTTCAAAGCTACCAAGCTGCGCGAGCGGCTGGATCTGATCCGCGGGCTGAGCGGGCTGACGCCGGTGCAGGCGATCCGCCAGATCCGCACTGTTTTCTATGACTATTTCATTGAAGCCAATGAACGGCACCAGGCCACATTGCACCGGGAGACGCTTAAGGAAATGCTCGATGAGCTGGAGGCATCCGCAGAGCGGTTCGGCACGATCCCGTTGTTCCTCGAATTCATTGATAACGTAACCGAGCGCAACGAGCAGAGCCGTCAGCCGGGGCTTAAGGAGCAAGGCAACCGCATCGCCCTGATGACTATCCATAAATCCAAAGGACTGGAGTTCCCCGTAGTCTTCCTTATCGGGGCTTCCGAGGGTATTCTGCCGCATAGCTCCGCACTGGAGGAGGGCCGGCTGAAGGACCGCAAGCCGGCGAAGGCAAGCGTTACTGTGGTCGGCAGTGCTGCCGCCAGAGCCGCAGCTGAGGCTGGAATAGCTGCACTCGAAGAGGAACGCAGACTCGCCTATGTAGCCGTTACCCGGGCCCGCGAGGAGCTGTTCATCAGCTCGCCCGCAAGGCACCGGGGCAAGAAGGCAGAGGTCTCGCGCTTCATGCTCTCCGCCTTCCGCGCTGCAGCACCGCCTCAGGCAACTGCACCGGCCGCCGGAAACAGAAGCACTGTAGTACGCAGCAGCTATTCGTCCGGGTCCTCTGCAGCCAGAATGCATACAGTTCCCGTCTGGAGCTGTTCCGGGAAGTCCTGCCCGGGCTGGACCCGGATGAAGGCGGGCGGAGCCGAGGATCACCTTGCCTCGAAGCCCTGTCCGCTGTGCAAATCCCCGATGGAAAAAAGCACCCGGGAAGTCCCTGTATAA
- a CDS encoding helix-turn-helix transcriptional regulator — protein MSEGIHSKAVRRSLNYIERNLTEAITLKEISVHSKFSSHHFYRIFYAAVGKTVADYVRRRRLAKAAAELIYTNKRILDIAVEYHFHSQEAFSRAFKKVYRITPGQYRTYSRNLIKGEIKMITEQALKGWTVTGLNGEDYEVTVDKSEVHMGKASARLQSIKARENGFVTLMQIFSAEAYLGKRLKLSAFVKPQHINGWAGLWMRIDAENGEMLKFDNMQSRPIKGSEDWNQYNVILDIPKESSAIAFGILLSGAGKVWVDQFRFEVVDAKVPTTDEGVEDSLPPEPVNLDFEE, from the coding sequence ATGAGTGAAGGAATACATTCCAAGGCCGTGAGGCGTTCGCTGAATTATATTGAGAGGAACCTCACAGAAGCGATTACCCTGAAGGAAATTTCGGTGCACAGTAAATTTTCTTCCCACCATTTCTACCGCATCTTCTATGCGGCGGTGGGGAAGACGGTGGCTGATTACGTACGGCGGAGAAGACTGGCCAAAGCAGCCGCAGAGCTGATTTATACCAATAAACGAATATTGGATATCGCCGTAGAATACCATTTTCACTCTCAGGAGGCCTTCTCCCGTGCATTCAAGAAAGTGTACCGGATTACTCCCGGCCAGTACCGGACCTACTCAAGAAATCTGATTAAAGGAGAGATCAAGATGATTACAGAACAAGCATTGAAAGGCTGGACAGTTACCGGATTGAACGGGGAAGACTATGAAGTTACGGTGGATAAGTCAGAGGTTCATATGGGGAAAGCTTCGGCACGGCTTCAGTCTATTAAAGCCCGGGAGAACGGCTTTGTCACCTTAATGCAAATTTTCAGTGCAGAAGCCTACTTGGGTAAGCGGCTGAAGCTCTCGGCCTTTGTTAAACCGCAGCATATCAACGGCTGGGCCGGATTGTGGATGAGAATTGATGCGGAGAACGGGGAAATGCTGAAGTTCGATAACATGCAGAGCCGGCCCATCAAGGGTTCAGAGGACTGGAATCAGTATAATGTGATTCTGGATATTCCGAAGGAGAGTTCGGCAATAGCTTTTGGTATTCTGCTTAGTGGGGCCGGCAAAGTATGGGTGGATCAGTTCCGTTTCGAGGTCGTCGATGCCAAGGTGCCTACAACCGATGAGGGTGTGGAGGATAGTCTTCCCCCGGAACCGGTCAACCTCGATTTTGAAGAATAG
- a CDS encoding Imm30 family immunity protein, which translates to MNLYPGIARLYENRLLRTELECEQFDLALEGLAGDTEDVVIHQIFKVFDDDTEQEEVMFSLVHFVESLQMEMYLTQLLHSLPEMLEHARNWAIVLNERILNDDNYRKDYADIAALMPPRIKQCLMFLLEEIKEDKPRLFERKVNYILSRLK; encoded by the coding sequence ATGAACCTGTACCCGGGGATTGCCCGGCTATATGAGAACCGGCTGCTGCGTACCGAGCTGGAATGTGAGCAATTTGATCTTGCACTGGAAGGTCTGGCCGGTGATACAGAGGACGTTGTAATTCATCAGATCTTCAAGGTCTTCGATGATGACACAGAGCAGGAGGAGGTCATGTTCAGCCTCGTCCATTTCGTGGAGAGTCTTCAGATGGAGATGTATCTGACCCAGCTGCTGCACTCCCTTCCGGAGATGCTGGAGCACGCCCGCAACTGGGCCATTGTACTGAATGAAAGAATCCTGAACGATGATAACTACCGCAAGGATTACGCCGATATCGCCGCCCTCATGCCGCCAAGAATCAAGCAATGCCTGATGTTCCTGCTGGAGGAAATTAAGGAAGATAAGCCCCGGTTATTTGAGCGAAAGGTGAACTACATCCTCTCCAGACTGAAGTAA